Genomic window (Alkalihalobacillus sp. TS-13):
TTCAAGCTCATGTATAATGCAAAAATGACGAAAGCTGTTACCGGTTTGTCAATCAAGTTTGCAAGCTGACCTCCTGGAAAGCTTGTGGTCAAAGCCGATATGACTCCTGTAGCGAGTGCTGTTACCCCAACGCTTTTTTTGTCAGGGAATAAAATGATCGCTAGAAACATCATTGTCAATAGCATATCGATTTTCATCGACCCTAAAATTCCCGGTATGACTGCGTGAAGCACAAATCCTACAGCTAATAGTACTCCAATCAATGCTAATTGAATGGATTTCATACGTATCCTCTCCTCTTCTCAACTCATCTGTTCTCGCTAACTCCAATAGTGCGCTGATGCCTATTGCGAGTAAAACGGATGCCTTCATTCTACCATCATTGAGCAGATAAAAAAAAGGATTTTTACTTACATTACCTATGACAGTTTATGGTAAGGCGTTCTCAAGGATACATTCATGCATGTTTTTGCTTGAAATATTCCATGTAATCGACCAGGCGCTCACAGGACTCGATTCCGATTCCATTATAGATGGATGCACGACAGCCTCCGACTGAACGGTGTCCATTAAGACCTACGAATCCTCTTTCCTCAGCTCCTTGTAAGAAAGCTTTGCTAAGCTCATCAGAAGGCAGGTTGAAGGTGATGTTCATCTGGGAACGGCTCGCTTTTTCGGCATGTCCGGAATAGAATCCTGCGCTGTGATCGATTGCTTTATAGATAAGAGAGGATTTTTCTCCACTTCGTTTTATGAATTCAGGTAAGCCACCTTGTCCGATCATCCATTCTACCATCAACCCAAGTATGTAGATCGTGTAGGTCGGTGGGGTATTATGCAACGAATTTTTGTTTGCATGGACCTTGTAGTCAAGGATGGCTGGAAGATTTTCATTCGTCTCAGCAAGGACATCTTTGTGGATGATCACTACTGTGACGCCGGCTGGACCGATATTTTTCTGAGCGCCTGCATACGCGAGCGCGACTTTTTCCCATGGGACCGATCTTGAGCCAATATCACTCGACATGTCGATGACGAGCGGAACATCGGGAAGCTCATCAAACGATTGCCACTGGGTACCATAGATTGTGTTGTTACTCGTAAGGTGCAGATAACCGGTATTCTCGCTCAGTTCATTCCACTCGGATTTTTGAGGGATATACGTGAAGCCTGACTCTTTACTGCTTGCTGTGATTTCAGTCGTACCGATCTTCAAGGACTCATTATACGCTTTTTGGCTCCAAGAACCTGTTACGATATGAGAGGCGGATTGATTTTCTTTGAGGAGGTTCATCGGGACCATCGTGAATTGGAGGCTCGCTCCACCCTGTAAAAATAAAATCTCATGGGTATCCGGAATATCTAAAAAAGATCGCATCGAATGCTGTGCATTTTCATGGATCGATTGATATGCTTTACTCCGGTGGCTCATTTCGAGAATAGACAAACCTGTGTTCTGATAATTGATCAATTCTTGCTGTGCACGTGTGAGGACCTCTTTCGGAAGGGCAGTAGGTCCAGGATTGAAATTGAATGTTTCCATGAAGCTCGACTCCTTTGTCCAAAGTTAAGATTGGTTATAGTAAGACTTCTGAAAATTCATTATACTTGAATCACACCATAGATATAAGGGGGATGAAGAAATTGTATAGAGAAAATAAACCGATTGATCTCAGTCCATATGATCATCCGGATATATATCCAGGACCGCGTCCGGACTCATCCTTTATTTATTATGAAGGGAAAGCACACAGGATCATTGAAAAGAAAGGGGTATCCATTGAAGATTTGACGGTCGAATATTCCGACTCAGACAACTTGTTGGGTTCTTTTCAAGACGGTTCGGATTATAAACTTTCAATCGGGGATTTCCTTCATGAACAGGAGTTGCCGCCGATTGAGGAAAGAGTTCCTCTTGTAGCATATGGTTCGAACATTTGTTTAGCGCAGTTACGGTATAAATTCAATTTGAATAAAGATTTAAATGACTTCGTGTTATGTCTTCGTGCCTCCATGCTGGATTCAGACATCATTTACGGGTCCTTTTTAGCGCCATATGGCTCTTTGCCAGCAATCATAGCTCCCGTCCAGAATGCGACGACCGAAGTATGGCTGACATTCGTCGAACCTGCACAGCTTGAGCATATGAACCGGACAGAAGGCGGGTATGTCCTGCGTGAACACAGGGGAAAGAAGTTCATAACGATCAACGGTGAACAGTTTGAATCGATTTATGCGTATTATTATCCGCATGCCTTTGAATTTGATCGGCAATGGTACCGTTTCAAGGATATAAAAGGAAAATCCACTTTAGAGGCGAAATGGCAAGCTGAGATGCTCGATATCATGAAAAATGAATTTGCATTCGAGGGGACAAGAGAAGAGTTCATCCACCAACTCCGGTGGAATATCCCATTTTATCGCGAAATACAAAACTGGTTGAAGCAATTCGATACCCATTTCGATCACCCAGATTGGGAGGAACCGAAGTTGATTGAACCAGTTGGTGAACTGAAACGGACGATTCTGCCTTCTAAATCGCAAGAAGTTGAGCGGATGTTATCGATTTATAAGTGAATAATGGGTTAAGGAGGACTCTGCCACATGTGCAGAGCCTCTTTTTTACACTTGATGAATGTATATAAATACTTTCAGTATAAGCGCAACTAAGGCTCAACCTGCGCTAAGGCTAGCCTTGCCAAGTTTTCTTTATTTGATAGATTCCGAAATTTCTTGTGCAATCTGTTGAAGGTCTTCTGAGGTGTAATCATCTGAATGCGGCTTCCAGACAGCACCGAACCCATCTCCTTCACCATACCGGGGGATGATATGTACATGGTAATGGAATACGGATTGGCCTGCAGGCTCTTCATTATTATTTAAAAGATTCAAGCCGATCGGTTGGAAGCGTTCCTTGATTGAATTCGCAATCTTAGGGATGACGGAGAAAACTTGTTCAGCAGTTTGGGCAGGAAGCTCAAAAAGGTTTTTATGGTGTTCTTTCGGGATGACCAGTGTATGTCCTTTCGTGACCTGGCTGATATCGAGGAATGCAAACACATGCTCATCTTCATATACCTTTGAAGCAGGGATGTCACCGTTGATGATTTTACAAAAGATACAATCTTCCAAACTAATTCACACCTTTCAAAAGTAATGTTTTCCTATGTCGTAATTGTATCATAGGGAGATATGAACATAAAAAAAGGAAGGTTCAATATAAGGTTTGAGTTTACATGGAATATACTCGCTTTCCGAGGGTGATCTGCAAGCCTCCTCAAGCTCACTTGCACATGACGTGGCGGGTGTTAGCCAAAGATCCTTGATTCGCCTGTAGTGGGCTCTTGCTTAGCTTGCTCCGCAGGAATCTCGCATATTTCCGTTGTTTTCATTCCTCATCTTATTAGTTCGCAACAATTTTTAAAAACATCCTAAATAAATGAAGAGCTCTATCCAAGTGATAGAGCTCTCCGGAGAGGTCAGAGAAGAAAAGAGAAACAAGAGATAATGAACAATGGCTTGGGAAAGTGGTCATTGTTTAGAAGAGTTGTCCGTAAACGATACAAATAGCATCACGCCGTTTGTACACTCTCCATAGAAGTTGGATTACACAACAGCAATCTCTTTCTCTTTTCTTTTGAAGAAGGGGGGATACCTTCTTCATTTTCATCTTTTCCAAATTTGTCCAAGTTAATACAAACGATTCTTGATACAATAAGCATGGATCGCTTTTATTTGATAAAATAACATAAAGCTGTTTTCTTTTTTTACAATCTGGAAGAACAACAAACCTTTTAGGAAACAGCCTAACATAAAAACAACCGAACCATGGAAGGGGTCAAGTATGAAAAGTGTCTTGCACGTCGAACAATTGACAGGCGGTTACAGCCAGCAGCAGCCTGTTCTACATAATCTCAATTTCCATGTCAAATCCAAAGAAATCGTAGGGCTGATCGGCCTGAATGGTGCAGGTAAAAGTACGACCATCAAGCATGTTCTGGGTTTGATGGAGCCAATAGCAGGAACGATCAAAGTGAATGACAGTACGATCAACGAAGGGCCTGATCATTATCGATCCCAGATTGCATATATTCCGGAAACCCCGGTTTTATATGATGAACTTACGTTATGGGAGCATCTTGAACTCACAGCGATGGCCTATGACATCGATAAAGAGGAATTGAAGGATCGGGTCGAACCGCTTTTGAAAGAGTTTCGGATGGAAAACAAACTGAAGTGGTATCCGAACCAGTTTTCTAAAGGGATGAAGCAGAAAGTGATGATCATGTGTGCATTCCTTGTCCGACCGGCACTATTTGTGGTCGATGAACCATTCGTAGGGCTTGACCCTCTTGGCATCCAGTCTTTCCTTGATCTTATTGTGCAGGTGAAGGAAGGCGGTACGGGTATACTATTATCCACACACATCCTTTCAACGGCTGAGCGGTATTGCGACCGTTTCATCATCTTGCATGAAGGTAAGCTTTTAGCGGATGGAACGCTTTCGGAAATCCAGTCGAAAATGAACATGCAAAATGCGACGTTAGATGAAATTTATGTTCAAATTACAAGAGGTGCCTGAGTATGAATGTGAAAACGCTCTGGAGGGAACGTGCCAACAATTTTTGGAGTATGGCTGTACGCTATCTTCGGTATATCGGGAACAGCGGGTTCCTTTTTTCGGTTTATGTCGGCGTTATCCTTGGAAGCTATTACTACGGCCAGGTATTGAAGGTTTTACCGGAATCGTTCCCTGCTGCTGAATTTTTGACGATTCTTGTATTCCTGATTGTAAGCAGAGGGAAAATCCGAACCTTTTTAAAAACGGCAGATGCCAATTTTCTTCTTCCGGTTGAGGGTCGTTTTAGACCTTATTTGCAAAAATCGTTACTTTACAGCTTCGTCATGCAAGCATTCAATGTGCTTGTACTATTACTTATATTAGGACCGTTATATTTCAATCGAATCACTTCTGAACGTGCTGTCTATTTTGGAAGCCTAGTCTTGATCCTGCTTTTGACGGGATGGAATATCATTTCAAAATGGGAAGAGTTACGGGTGCCGGATGGAACGAAACGTAAAGTGCTCCCCATCATCAGGCTGCTTTCGGTACTATTCACGCTTTATGCGATTTTTAGAGAAGCATGGTTGATTACGGCAGTATTGATCATTGGCATGGCGATCCTTTATGTTGCAGTGTATCGCCCGCTTTCCCAAAAGCATACCCTGAAGTGGGAGCGTTTGATAGAGCTTGAAGCAAATGCGCTCATGCTTTTTTATCGGATTGCAAACATGTTTGTCGATGTTCCAGAAATCAGCCGCAAGGTGCGTAAACGGTCATGGGCGGCTCCTTTGATGAAAGTGTTGAGTGGAAAAGGTGAGACGGTGTTCGGCTATATGTATACGAGAGCTTTTATCAGATCGAATGACTATTTCGGCATTTATGCTCGACTGACTGTGATCGGAATCATATTGATGCTAATCATGCCTCCAGGATTTTTGCTATGGGGCGTCAGTTTACTTTTGATTTACATGACGGCGATCCAATTGACGACATTATGGCCACACTTTGATATGAAAGTGTGGGTCGACCTCTACCCGGTGTCTAAAAAGGAACGATACGAAACGTTCCAACGACTGATTTTCCGTATCATGATTTCACAAGTGGTTTTATTTGCATTAAGTAGCTTCATCAATCATTTATCAGTTGTGGAGACAGGGATAATCCTTATTACGGGGGGTGCATTGGTGCTTGCTTTTACCCGAGTTTTGCTTTTCAAACAGCTTGAGAAACGATTCATCATTACTGAAATGGGACGTTGATGAAATGAGGCAAAGGAAATGAGCGGGAACAAGACTATCGAACAGGAATTACAAGAATGGGAAAAGATGATCTTGAAACGATCCCCTTTATATAAACGAGCAGCAAAGAGAGTTCAGGGACAAATCAATAAAAAGATTCCTGATAAAGTCCATAATGCTGTGACGAATGCGATTCGAAGCATGGTGAAGGCGACGTTGTTCGGTAATGAATATACCACGAAAAAACCGACTGTCGAAGGAATGACGCTTGAAAAACGTGATGAATTGCTTCAAGAACGGAAAAAGACTTACAAAAAAACTGCAATGGTAGAAGGAGCGGGCACAGGTGCAGGGGGGATTCTGCTCGGGTTGGCTGATTTTCCGTTGCTGCTTGGTATCAAGATGAGGTTTTTGTTTGAAGCAGCGAGGATCTATGGATTTGATACCCGAAAATACCACGAGCGGATCTTCTTGTTGCATGTGTTTTTGCTTGCTTTTTCAAGTGATGATGTCCGACGTGAAACATACCTGGCGATCAAAAACTGGGAAGAGACTAAGAACAAGTGGCCGTCTAAAGCCTCGATGGATGACGATTATGATTGGAAAACGTTTCAGCTCACCTATCGCGACCACATCGATCTTGTGAAGATGCTGCAAATGGTACCTGGTTTCGGCGCGATTGTCGGAGCATACGCCAATTATAATTTTCTGGATCAACTCGGCGATACAGCTATGAACTGCTATCGGATGAGGTGTTTGAATGAGATGGAGGAAGG
Coding sequences:
- a CDS encoding HIT family protein — encoded protein: MEDCIFCKIINGDIPASKVYEDEHVFAFLDISQVTKGHTLVIPKEHHKNLFELPAQTAEQVFSVIPKIANSIKERFQPIGLNLLNNNEEPAGQSVFHYHVHIIPRYGEGDGFGAVWKPHSDDYTSEDLQQIAQEISESIK
- a CDS encoding EcsC family protein; the protein is MSGNKTIEQELQEWEKMILKRSPLYKRAAKRVQGQINKKIPDKVHNAVTNAIRSMVKATLFGNEYTTKKPTVEGMTLEKRDELLQERKKTYKKTAMVEGAGTGAGGILLGLADFPLLLGIKMRFLFEAARIYGFDTRKYHERIFLLHVFLLAFSSDDVRRETYLAIKNWEETKNKWPSKASMDDDYDWKTFQLTYRDHIDLVKMLQMVPGFGAIVGAYANYNFLDQLGDTAMNCYRMRCLNEMEEG
- a CDS encoding ABC transporter permease, with amino-acid sequence MNVKTLWRERANNFWSMAVRYLRYIGNSGFLFSVYVGVILGSYYYGQVLKVLPESFPAAEFLTILVFLIVSRGKIRTFLKTADANFLLPVEGRFRPYLQKSLLYSFVMQAFNVLVLLLILGPLYFNRITSERAVYFGSLVLILLLTGWNIISKWEELRVPDGTKRKVLPIIRLLSVLFTLYAIFREAWLITAVLIIGMAILYVAVYRPLSQKHTLKWERLIELEANALMLFYRIANMFVDVPEISRKVRKRSWAAPLMKVLSGKGETVFGYMYTRAFIRSNDYFGIYARLTVIGIILMLIMPPGFLLWGVSLLLIYMTAIQLTTLWPHFDMKVWVDLYPVSKKERYETFQRLIFRIMISQVVLFALSSFINHLSVVETGIILITGGALVLAFTRVLLFKQLEKRFIITEMGR
- the serC gene encoding 3-phosphoserine/phosphohydroxythreonine transaminase, giving the protein METFNFNPGPTALPKEVLTRAQQELINYQNTGLSILEMSHRSKAYQSIHENAQHSMRSFLDIPDTHEILFLQGGASLQFTMVPMNLLKENQSASHIVTGSWSQKAYNESLKIGTTEITASSKESGFTYIPQKSEWNELSENTGYLHLTSNNTIYGTQWQSFDELPDVPLVIDMSSDIGSRSVPWEKVALAYAGAQKNIGPAGVTVVIIHKDVLAETNENLPAILDYKVHANKNSLHNTPPTYTIYILGLMVEWMIGQGGLPEFIKRSGEKSSLIYKAIDHSAGFYSGHAEKASRSQMNITFNLPSDELSKAFLQGAEERGFVGLNGHRSVGGCRASIYNGIGIESCERLVDYMEYFKQKHA
- a CDS encoding ABC transporter ATP-binding protein, which codes for MKSVLHVEQLTGGYSQQQPVLHNLNFHVKSKEIVGLIGLNGAGKSTTIKHVLGLMEPIAGTIKVNDSTINEGPDHYRSQIAYIPETPVLYDELTLWEHLELTAMAYDIDKEELKDRVEPLLKEFRMENKLKWYPNQFSKGMKQKVMIMCAFLVRPALFVVDEPFVGLDPLGIQSFLDLIVQVKEGGTGILLSTHILSTAERYCDRFIILHEGKLLADGTLSEIQSKMNMQNATLDEIYVQITRGA
- a CDS encoding tryptophan transporter encodes the protein MKSIQLALIGVLLAVGFVLHAVIPGILGSMKIDMLLTMMFLAIILFPDKKSVGVTALATGVISALTTSFPGGQLANLIDKPVTAFVIFALYMSLKKYHGTVILAASLTAVGTLISGAIFLSAAAILTSLPAPFIALFVTVVLPTAVVNTIAMTVLFPIMQTITKRSTFNYQTQ